The genomic stretch TTAGAACCAAGGCTTTTTGCCCACTTGATAAGTGTTAAAGAACTCTTCGTCGGACTTTGTCAGGTAAATGATACCTTCAATCAACCCAACAATGGCTACGCCCAGTACAATAAAGCTCCCGACAACAAAGCAAGCGGTTATGTAACCGATTACTGTGGCACCTAACATGATAAATCCTTCTTTTTGGTAACCCAGTATGAATTTATGAACTCCTAACTGTCCTAGTACAATGGCAAGTATGCCTGCCAGTAATTTCTTGTTATCGCTTGAATTTAAAGCTTCCTTGGCACTGTTGGTGAATTCGTTTGCGGTTTTCTTGGCATCATCTGCAAATTCATCTGCTTTATCACCAAAGTCTTTTTTTTCTTCTGACATGTTTATTTAATATGTTGGTTAATGAAGGCTAAATGTAGCAAATAAATCAATATCTATAAGAAAGCTTTATCAACAGGTTCCCATAGTTCCAATTTGTTGCCCTCTGGGTCCAAGATCCAACCGAATTTGCCGTATTCGTATTCCTCAATTTCCCCGACTACGGTAACTCCTTCTTTTTTTAGGACCTCTAGCAGTTCCACCAAATTTTCCACCCGAAAATTCATCATGAACGGCTTTTCACTGGGTTTGAAATATTGTGTTTTTTCATCCATCGGGCTCCATTGTGTGGAACAGTCGTTTCCTTCTTGGTCCTTCCACCAAAAAGTACAGCCATATTGGTCGGTGTTCAATCCCAAATGATTTTTATACCATGCCTTGATGTTGTCCGGGTCTTTGCTCTTAAAGAAAAACCCTCCCAATCCAGTTACTCTGTTTTTCATGATTTTTTAATGTTTTTTTCGTACAGCACAATCCACTCTTGTGGCGTCATTTTTTGGCATAGCGCTGCAATCAGTTGATAAGGAATGGTATCCATGTTCTTAAAACGGATACAGCTTTTGCCCATATCGAGCTTTGTGTTTACAAATTTGGGGTATTCGGCCACAAACCAATCGTGCAAACTTGGATTGGCATATATTCCTGAGTGATAAAGCGCCACAAAGTTTTTTTGTGATGCAATGTTGATGAAGGGGAGCGGTAATTTTGGGTCCACATGGTACCCATCCGGATACATGGAGTGGGGTACCACGAACCCTATCATTCCATAGCTGATACATTCTTCAAAACCTTCCGGTAGATTGTTCTTTATGATCTCCCGAAGCTTTGAAAAAGCTTCTTTGCGTTCTTCAGGCAGTTTTTGGATGTACTCATCGGGCGTTTTGGCTTCAATGGTCATGTCTGGTCAGGTTTTATCCAATGCCAGGGCCACAAATAAGATGGAATTGGTACCTAAAGTTAAGAAAATCTTTCTTTGACTTTGTCAACAATGGTCTGGGCCAATTTTTCCTTGCTTTCCACTGTCCAACCGGCCACGTGCGGGGTGAGCAACACATTTTTGGCTTTGCGCAGATATTTGAATGCCTTCGGTTTTTGGGCGAACATATTTTCGAAGGACTTTTGCTCATATTCCAGCACATCCAGTCCAGCACCGAGAACTTTTCCTGATTTAAGCGCTTCCGCTAAATCTTTGGTAACCACACATTTGCCACGAGCTGTATTGAGTAACCAGAACGGTTTGTGGAATTTTTCTATAAAATCTGTGTTTATCATCCCCATGGTCTGCTCGGTCTGCGGAACGTGCAAGCTGACGACATCCGAGCGTTGCTGAAACTCCATGATTCCCACTTGACGGGCATTTTCATCGCCTACACCGCCAACTATATCATAACAGATGACTTCAACATCGAAACCACGTAGTTTTTTGGCAAAAGCCTTGCCCATATTTCCGTAACCAATAATGCCAACCGTTTTTCCGTCGAGTTCAACCCCTCTATTTTGCTCCCGTTTCCACTTGCCCTTACGCACCTGGCGGTCAGCTTTGCCCATATGGTTCATTAGGGAAAGCAACATGCCCAAAGCGTGTTCTCCCACGGCGTTTCGGTTGCCCTCCGGTGCGGAGGCCAGAAATATCTCCTTATATTTTGCGTATTCGGTATCGATATTTTCCAGTCCTGCGCCGACTCTTCCTATAAATTTTAGGTGGGTGGCTTTTTCCAGAAATTGCTGGTCTATGGTAAACCTGCTCCGGATAATGATGCCGTCGTAATTATGGATTTTCTTTTCTACTTCCTCTTTGGATGAGGTGTAATCTTCGTGGTTTTCGAACCCAAGCTCTTCAAATTGTTCAATGAGCAGTGGGTGATTGGTGTCTAAGTGGAGAACTTTCATGGGGGCAAATATACAACTCCTAGATTTTTGGATAATGGGTTTGTGTCTTTTCGTGCTGCACATTGCCCGTGTGGGCCGTACTCATTTTTTCAAAAAGTAGCACATGAACCTCTTCACCGTTTTTGGTCATAGGGTTGTGTTCCACACCTTTGGGCACTACTATGATCTCACCTTCGTTCACAACCTCTGTCCGATCACGGAATTGCATATAGAGTGTTCCCTTGATGACCTGGAACAACTCATCTTCGTTCTTGTGGGCGTGCCAAACAAATTCACCCTGTAATTTGGCCAAAAGTACCTGCATATCGTCAACCACGGCAATTTGATGGGGATGCCATTGTTTGGTGAATTCTGCGTGTTTTTCTTTGAGGTTGATGGATTTCATTGCTCTGATTATATGCCCAAGATCATTTTAGCTATCCAAAAATAGATCAGGATTCCAAAAATATCGTTGCTTGTGGTGATGAACGGCCCAGTGGCAATCGCCGGGTCAATATTTCTTTTGTGAAGGAACATGGGGACAAAGGTCCCTATCAGTCCTGCGACCACGATCACGACCACTAGGGACAATGAAATGGCCAATGCGGTCGCAAAAGATCCTTTCCATATCCAAGTAAATAGCAACAATAGTAATGCGAGGATAAAACCGTTTAAAAGTGCCAACAGCATTTCCTTTAATAAATGGGTGCTCACACTTCCTTTGAGGTCGTCGTTGGCGAGACCTTGAACTACAATGGCACTGGACTGCACTCCCACATTCCCTGCCATTGCGGCAATCAATGGGGTAAAAAAGAACAATACGGCATGCTTGGCAATCATATCCTCAAAAGTTCCCATAATGGCCGCTGCACTGAGTCCGCCCAAAAGACCCAAGATCAACCAGGGCAACCGGGCGCGCGTGAGTATCCAGATGCTATCGTTTACTTCTACATCCTGAGAGATACCTGCCGCCATTTGGTAATCCTTGTCGGCCTCTTCACGAATTACATCTACAATATCATCAATGGTGATACGGCCCACCAAACGGCCTATTTCGTCTATTACCGGAATGGCCTCCAAATCGTATTTGGACATGATTCTGGCAACTTCTTCCCCTTTTTCGTTGACGTTTACGGAATCGACCTTGGGAATATAGATGTCCTTGATATGGCTTTTGGTAGATGCCGTTAGTAAATCTTTCAGCGAAAGACGACCCTTTAACTTGCCTTCGTCATCTACCACATATATGGAGTGCACCCTGGTCACGTTTTCCGCTTGGGCCCGCATTTCCTTTACACAATTGGTCACGGTCCAATTCTCGTTTACCTTTACCAATTCCTTTGCCATAAGGCCACCCGCAGAATCTTCCTCGTAACGCAAAAGGTCCACGATGTCCTTGGCGTGCTCTCGATCTTCTATTTCCGAGATTACTTCTTGGACGAGTTCTTTTGGAAGCTCGTTGATGATATCCGCAGCATCATCCGTGTCCAGTTCCGAAAGCTCTTCCGCAATTTCCTTGGCAGTTAGGTTTTTAAGTACGGCCTCCCTGATATCCTCGTGCATTTCGGCAAGGATGTCCGAAGTTTTTTCACTGTCGAGCAGCTTGATCAGATAAGTGGCTTCCTCGACCTCCATTTCGTCCGCTATTTCCGCAATATCGGCATAGTGGAACTCCTTCATCATCAGTTGAAGTTCGGCGTCCTTGTTCTCGGCGATCAGTTCCCTGATCTCTTCCAAAAGTTCGTCTGTGAGTTTAAACGGGGTCATCGGCTATCTTTTGTGTCAACGTTACAAAATCAGCTACACTAAGCTGTTCAGGGCGTTGATCAAAGATAGCATCTTCTTTTAGATTATCGGAGAGGTTGAAGATTTTAAGACTGTTACGAATGGTTTTTCGTCTTTGGTTAAATGCCGTTTTTACCACTTTAAAGAAAAGTCGCTCGTCGCACGGTAAGTTCAGTTCCTTTTTCCTTGTTAAGCGAAGCACACCCGAATCCACCTTTGGGGGAGGGTCAAAAACCCCGGGCGGTACCGTAAATAGGTACTCGGCATTATAATATGCTTGAACGAGCACAGAAAGAATACCATAAGTTTTGCTTCCGGGCCCTTCGCAGATACGTTTCGCGACCTCTTTTTGGAACATTCCCGAGAACTCGGGTACCTGTTTCCGCATTTCCAGCATTTTAAATACGATCTGGCTGGAAATGTTATAGGGAAAGTTACCGGTAATCGCGAATTGTTCCTCTCCATACAGATCGGTCAGATCAAACTTGAGGAAATCGGCCTCAATGACATTCAGGCGATTGTTTTGTTTTAAAATGGCGGCATGCTCCAAAGGAAAACTGTGGTTGAGGTACACAATGGATTCTTCGTCGAGATCCATCGCCACCAAATCCAAATCACGCTGTAAAAGATATTTGGTGAGCACTCCCATGCCGGGCCCGATTTCCAATACGTTATTGTATCCTTCCAAAGACAGGGTCTGCGCAATTTTTTGCGCCACGGTTTCATCTTTTAGAAAATGCTGGCCCAAATGCTTTTTTGCCTTTACGGCACCATCTTCCTGCACGTATTTATTTTTGTGGGAGGAGTCATTGGAGTACTTCTTTTTTTTCTTTTTGGACACGGATGGTTTTTTTGCAAGTTAGTTGGAATTTTCGATATAGATCCAAGCTTCATCACCTGATTCCAAAGGAAATTTTTGGCGTTTGTACGCACTGGTCTCATAAATATCTGCCTTTTTCAGGTCTGTCTCGTTCACTTCGTAGGCTATACCTGCAACTTTATCCTCTGGATCATTGGTGTTGACGACCAACGGATAACGCCCATAAACGGCATTTTCCAATTTTTTAAAACCCAAAACAGAATCGGTTTTTCCCTTGAGCAAACGGCCAAAAATATAGTGCTGTACTTGATGGTCCTGGAGTGTTCCGTAGGAAAATAAATATTCCAATGGCTAAGGTATTTGTTGACTGATAACTTCCAGTTCTGTTCTAAAGGCAACGAATTTGTTGGGAAACATTCGCTGTGCCTGGGCACGTAAATGTTCCGCATCCTCTTTGTAATAGGCTTCCAAGGTGTCCCTGCTCTGGGTGGTGTATTGTATGGAATAGGTAATTCCACCCATATCTTCCTCTACTAATACCCTTACCATTTTGGCGTGTGAAAATTTTCCGGTGGCCAGCATATCGGGGATGTGCTTGTCCTTCATCCAATCCAACCATTGGTCATGGACACTTTCATCTATATTGATGGTAACGTTGTAAATGAGCATGAGCTTCGCTTGTTTGTTTGTGCGGTGAAATTACTGTAATTTTTGAGAACTCCCTTTTTTGGATTCCGCCTTTCAGAAAAGGAAAGGAGACTAGTTGATCGCATCCCCGCGGAGCCTTCTAAAATTCTTGCGGGCCTGAGGGAAGTAATAACTGTCCTGATAATTATAGATGATCTTCTCATAATTGCTTTTAGCCTTTTCGGGTTCGTTCAAGATGTTCTCGTACAATTCGCCCAAGGCAAAATGGGCATCGTCCGCTAGAATGCCATCGGCATAGAACTCTACTATTTTTTGATAGTTGAACTCCGCACTTTCATAGTTTTTTTGCTCTACCAACAATTCGGCCTGTTTCAGCAAGGCTTCGTCCTCGATTTTTTCCCCTTTGTGATTTTGTAAAATATCTTCCAGTACCTCAATGGCTTCGGTGTTTTTATTTTGATAGGCCAGCAAATCCGCTCTGGCATAT from Flagellimonas oceani encodes the following:
- a CDS encoding TM2 domain-containing protein, with translation MSEEKKDFGDKADEFADDAKKTANEFTNSAKEALNSSDNKKLLAGILAIVLGQLGVHKFILGYQKEGFIMLGATVIGYITACFVVGSFIVLGVAIVGLIEGIIYLTKSDEEFFNTYQVGKKPWF
- a CDS encoding VOC family protein gives rise to the protein MKNRVTGLGGFFFKSKDPDNIKAWYKNHLGLNTDQYGCTFWWKDQEGNDCSTQWSPMDEKTQYFKPSEKPFMMNFRVENLVELLEVLKKEGVTVVGEIEEYEYGKFGWILDPEGNKLELWEPVDKAFL
- a CDS encoding DUF1801 domain-containing protein — encoded protein: MTIEAKTPDEYIQKLPEERKEAFSKLREIIKNNLPEGFEECISYGMIGFVVPHSMYPDGYHVDPKLPLPFINIASQKNFVALYHSGIYANPSLHDWFVAEYPKFVNTKLDMGKSCIRFKNMDTIPYQLIAALCQKMTPQEWIVLYEKNIKKS
- a CDS encoding 2-hydroxyacid dehydrogenase; the protein is MKVLHLDTNHPLLIEQFEELGFENHEDYTSSKEEVEKKIHNYDGIIIRSRFTIDQQFLEKATHLKFIGRVGAGLENIDTEYAKYKEIFLASAPEGNRNAVGEHALGMLLSLMNHMGKADRQVRKGKWKREQNRGVELDGKTVGIIGYGNMGKAFAKKLRGFDVEVICYDIVGGVGDENARQVGIMEFQQRSDVVSLHVPQTEQTMGMINTDFIEKFHKPFWLLNTARGKCVVTKDLAEALKSGKVLGAGLDVLEYEQKSFENMFAQKPKAFKYLRKAKNVLLTPHVAGWTVESKEKLAQTIVDKVKERFS
- a CDS encoding cupin domain-containing protein, whose product is MKSINLKEKHAEFTKQWHPHQIAVVDDMQVLLAKLQGEFVWHAHKNEDELFQVIKGTLYMQFRDRTEVVNEGEIIVVPKGVEHNPMTKNGEEVHVLLFEKMSTAHTGNVQHEKTQTHYPKI
- the mgtE gene encoding magnesium transporter, which produces MTPFKLTDELLEEIRELIAENKDAELQLMMKEFHYADIAEIADEMEVEEATYLIKLLDSEKTSDILAEMHEDIREAVLKNLTAKEIAEELSELDTDDAADIINELPKELVQEVISEIEDREHAKDIVDLLRYEEDSAGGLMAKELVKVNENWTVTNCVKEMRAQAENVTRVHSIYVVDDEGKLKGRLSLKDLLTASTKSHIKDIYIPKVDSVNVNEKGEEVARIMSKYDLEAIPVIDEIGRLVGRITIDDIVDVIREEADKDYQMAAGISQDVEVNDSIWILTRARLPWLILGLLGGLSAAAIMGTFEDMIAKHAVLFFFTPLIAAMAGNVGVQSSAIVVQGLANDDLKGSVSTHLLKEMLLALLNGFILALLLLLFTWIWKGSFATALAISLSLVVVIVVAGLIGTFVPMFLHKRNIDPAIATGPFITTSNDIFGILIYFWIAKMILGI
- the rsmA gene encoding 16S rRNA (adenine(1518)-N(6)/adenine(1519)-N(6))-dimethyltransferase RsmA produces the protein MSKKKKKKYSNDSSHKNKYVQEDGAVKAKKHLGQHFLKDETVAQKIAQTLSLEGYNNVLEIGPGMGVLTKYLLQRDLDLVAMDLDEESIVYLNHSFPLEHAAILKQNNRLNVIEADFLKFDLTDLYGEEQFAITGNFPYNISSQIVFKMLEMRKQVPEFSGMFQKEVAKRICEGPGSKTYGILSVLVQAYYNAEYLFTVPPGVFDPPPKVDSGVLRLTRKKELNLPCDERLFFKVVKTAFNQRRKTIRNSLKIFNLSDNLKEDAIFDQRPEQLSVADFVTLTQKIADDPV
- a CDS encoding gamma-glutamylcyclotransferase family protein, giving the protein MEYLFSYGTLQDHQVQHYIFGRLLKGKTDSVLGFKKLENAVYGRYPLVVNTNDPEDKVAGIAYEVNETDLKKADIYETSAYKRQKFPLESGDEAWIYIENSN
- a CDS encoding DUF4286 family protein, with the protein product MLIYNVTINIDESVHDQWLDWMKDKHIPDMLATGKFSHAKMVRVLVEEDMGGITYSIQYTTQSRDTLEAYYKEDAEHLRAQAQRMFPNKFVAFRTELEVISQQIP